The DNA window GCTTCAGAAAGAGCTTCTTTCCAGAAGCTCGCCCGCCTTGGAACTGCCCCAGGGCCGGACCAGCACGCCCAGCGGCGGTGGTGAAGGGGTGCCGGGCGCGTTGGGCAGTTCAGCGGGAATCACGGGTCCCCTGGGACAACGTACCCTACGTCATCTCGAATTGCCTGAGTATCCGGCCTGGGCCCGGCGTCAAGGGATCGAAGCTTCTATTCGTTTTCGTTTTTGGGTTTCTCCTGAAGGTGATGTGATTCGTATTGAGACAATTCACCGATCTGGTTACCCTGAATTGGAATCATTGGGGAGAGAGGCCTTGCTTCATTGGCTCTTCGCACCGCTTCCCCAAGGTGAATTCCAAGAAGAGTGGGGCGAGGTGCCTATCCTTTGGCGATTGACCGGGACGGGCGATGCTGGTGTTGCCACTCAGGAGGAACCATAGTACATGCTCGGGACGAACCGTTCTCTGAGTTGTGAGGATTCTCTTCAGCTTCTTAATCATTTGGACACAGGCCTCATCTATTTGGATCTCGGGCGCCGGGTCATCTTTATGAACCGCCAAGCCGAAGAAATCTGCGACGTATCATCGAAAAAGTTTATCGGAAAATCGCTCTTTGATCTCTTTACCCCGCTCGATCGGACCTGGCTCGGTCCGGAGGATCCTTGCTGGGAGTTATTCACTTTTCCCACAAGTGAGCTTCAAGTGCGCCGTGGAGCGCGAGAGTTGAGTCTGGAAGCTCGGCTCGTGCCGGTGGAGAAAGCGAAGCGTTTGCAGGGCGGGTTATTCCTTTTTCAAGACGCCTCGGAATCGGTTGAGGAACGGGAATTTCAACGTAGCGTTGATCGGTTCAGTTCCATAGGTGATCTCTCCGCTATCATCGCCCATGAGATGCGCAATCCCCTGACGGGAATCCGAACGACGATTCAGTATGTCGGTGGGAAGCTCGACAATCCGACACTCCAGCAAGATCTCGAGGATGCCATCGGCGAACTGGATCGAATTGAGCAATTCACAACCGACCTGCTTCAATTTGCGCGTCCCAAAACATCAACATTCGAAGAACATGATTTGAATGAAGTTTTGGAAAGTTGCCTCGATAATACGGCGCTTCAGTGTGAGCAAAAGAATATCCAGGTCAAAAGGGATCTTGCCTCACCACTTCCCCGGATCCCTCTGGATCCTGATGCCTTGCGTCAGGCTTTCTTGAATATTATGCTCAATGCCATTGAAGCGATCCCCAACGATGGAGGAGTGATCCGGGTGACGACATCAAGCCGGCGCTACCGGACACGCCAAGCGGTGGAGGTTGCCTTCAGCGACACAGGATGCGGCA is part of the Candidatus Eisenbacteria bacterium genome and encodes:
- a CDS encoding PAS domain-containing protein; its protein translation is MLGTNRSLSCEDSLQLLNHLDTGLIYLDLGRRVIFMNRQAEEICDVSSKKFIGKSLFDLFTPLDRTWLGPEDPCWELFTFPTSELQVRRGARELSLEARLVPVEKAKRLQGGLFLFQDASESVEEREFQRSVDRFSSIGDLSAIIAHEMRNPLTGIRTTIQYVGGKLDNPTLQQDLEDAIGELDRIEQFTTDLLQFARPKTSTFEEHDLNEVLESCLDNTALQCEQKNIQVKRDLASPLPRIPLDPDALRQAFLNIMLNAIEAIPNDGGVIRVTTSSRRYRTRQAVEVAFSDTGCGIKQEEMDKIFDPFFTSKGASGTGLGLSITLQIVKEHSGRIYVRNRAQGGVTFRVSLPVPSESNNGSATGAPSRKSG
- a CDS encoding TonB family protein, with amino-acid sequence MECLIDESRYKPDRRRKTPWLPIAGSILLHTAILWWLTGTLEAGLPQIQTPFVVDLVKESAGEKTDVQSGQGRTDPRVGEGEEPLPPQEVQPIPQEDRSASTVSPVAEAAAPQELSGEEMILPAPDEVSPERNEDILNALQKELLSRSSPALELPQGRTSTPSGGGEGVPGALGSSAGITGPLGQRTLRHLELPEYPAWARRQGIEASIRFRFWVSPEGDVIRIETIHRSGYPELESLGREALLHWLFAPLPQGEFQEEWGEVPILWRLTGTGDAGVATQEEP